The following proteins are encoded in a genomic region of Stutzerimonas balearica DSM 6083:
- the rsmD gene encoding 16S rRNA (guanine(966)-N(2))-methyltransferase RsmD, which translates to MANPPVRPSAHGGKGQLRIIGGEWRSRRFAFPDADGLRPTPDRVRETLFNWLMPYLSGARVLDPFTGSGALYLEALSRGAGMALALDTNANAIASLRKHLDTLNCGNGQLLQSDALRYLETQAATPFDLVFLDPPFNKNLLLPACELLEGKGWLAERAWIYTESEAAPSALGLPANWRLHREKKAGKVYYALWERNAA; encoded by the coding sequence ATGGCCAACCCACCCGTACGCCCCTCCGCCCATGGCGGCAAGGGCCAGCTTCGCATCATCGGCGGCGAATGGCGCTCGCGGCGCTTCGCGTTTCCGGACGCCGACGGGCTGCGGCCGACGCCCGACCGGGTGCGCGAGACGCTGTTCAACTGGCTGATGCCCTACCTGTCAGGAGCGCGCGTGCTGGATCCTTTCACCGGCAGCGGCGCGCTCTATCTCGAGGCACTGTCACGCGGTGCCGGGATGGCCCTGGCGCTGGACACCAATGCCAATGCCATCGCCAGCCTGCGCAAGCACCTGGACACGCTCAACTGTGGCAATGGCCAGCTGCTGCAGAGCGATGCCCTGCGCTATCTGGAAACCCAGGCCGCGACCCCGTTCGACCTGGTCTTTCTCGACCCGCCGTTCAACAAGAACCTGCTGCTGCCGGCCTGCGAGCTACTCGAAGGCAAGGGCTGGCTGGCCGAGCGCGCCTGGATCTACACCGAAAGCGAGGCGGCGCCGTCGGCACTCGGCCTGCCTGCCAACTGGCGGCTGCACCGCGAGAAAAAGGCCGGCAAGGTGTATTACGCGCTGTGGGAGCGCAACGCCGCCTAG
- a CDS encoding hydrolase, with amino-acid sequence MQAPAELPFQPAWWLPGPHLQTLWNPFFRRAPQLARRRERLWLADGDFIDLDWHGPHDAQAPLTLVLHGLTGSSASLYVLGLQQRLAAQGWSSVAINWRGCSGEPNLLPRAYHSGASDDLAEVIEHLQACRPQAALHAVGYSLGGNVLLKYLGERGADCPVRAAVAVSVPFRLDQCADRIGLGFSRVYQAHFMKAMIAYVRDKQRLFRERGLDQHLATLDALGTLDGMRTFWDFDGRITAPLHGFSDASDYYRRASSRYYLGGIAVPTLLIQAEDDPFVFRHSIPEVAELSPCTQLELHRHGGHVGFVEGTPLRPRYYLERRIAGWLGERLRSAVQPAPSTASSGT; translated from the coding sequence ATGCAAGCCCCCGCAGAGCTCCCGTTTCAGCCCGCCTGGTGGCTGCCGGGGCCGCACCTGCAGACGCTATGGAACCCCTTTTTCCGCCGTGCACCGCAACTGGCGCGGCGGCGCGAGCGGCTGTGGCTGGCCGATGGCGACTTCATCGACCTCGACTGGCACGGCCCGCACGACGCGCAGGCCCCGCTGACGCTGGTGCTGCACGGGTTGACCGGCTCGTCCGCATCGCTCTATGTGCTCGGCCTGCAGCAGCGTCTCGCGGCACAGGGCTGGAGCAGCGTGGCGATCAACTGGCGGGGCTGCTCGGGCGAACCGAACCTGCTGCCGCGGGCCTACCACTCGGGCGCCAGCGACGACCTGGCCGAAGTCATCGAGCACCTGCAGGCGTGCCGGCCGCAGGCTGCGTTACACGCGGTGGGCTATTCGCTGGGCGGCAACGTGCTGCTCAAGTACCTGGGCGAGCGCGGCGCCGACTGCCCCGTGCGCGCCGCCGTCGCGGTCTCGGTGCCCTTTCGCCTGGACCAGTGCGCCGACCGCATCGGCCTGGGCTTTTCACGCGTCTATCAGGCGCATTTCATGAAGGCGATGATCGCCTACGTGCGCGACAAGCAGCGTCTGTTCCGCGAGCGCGGCCTCGATCAGCACCTGGCCACGCTCGACGCACTCGGCACGCTCGACGGCATGCGGACATTCTGGGACTTCGATGGCCGTATCACCGCACCGCTGCATGGGTTCAGCGATGCCAGCGACTACTACCGACGCGCATCGAGCCGCTACTACCTCGGTGGCATCGCGGTACCGACCCTGCTGATCCAGGCCGAGGACGACCCGTTCGTGTTTCGCCACAGCATTCCCGAGGTGGCCGAACTGTCGCCTTGCACCCAGCTCGAACTGCATCGCCACGGCGGCCACGTCGGCTTCGTCGAAGGCACGCCATTGCGGCCGCGCTACTACCTGGAACGACGCATCGCCGGCTGGCTCGGCGAACGCCTGCGCAGCGCCGTTCAGCCAGCGCCGAGCACCGCCTCCAGCGGCACGTAG
- a CDS encoding TetR/AcrR family transcriptional regulator translates to MAPRAKTRDRIIEASLELFNAQGERAVTTNHIAQHLGISPGNLYYHFRNKQAIVAELFGAYERRVAEFLRLPEQRSLTVADKAAYLEALLEAMWRYRFLHRDLEHLLAADTQLAEGYRQFAQRCMAQAATLYQGFVEIGVLRMTPAQIEALVVNAWIVLTSWVSFLGTVRGDSGELDEAQLRRGIYQLLALETAFVTESARGEVDALLARLYVPLEAVLGAG, encoded by the coding sequence ATGGCCCCACGTGCAAAGACCCGAGATCGCATCATCGAAGCCAGCCTGGAGCTGTTCAACGCCCAGGGTGAGCGCGCGGTGACGACCAACCACATCGCCCAGCACCTGGGCATTTCGCCTGGCAACCTGTACTACCACTTCCGCAACAAGCAGGCGATCGTCGCGGAGCTGTTCGGCGCCTACGAGCGGCGTGTCGCCGAGTTTCTCCGCCTGCCGGAGCAGCGGTCGCTGACCGTGGCCGACAAGGCGGCTTACCTGGAGGCCCTGCTCGAGGCCATGTGGCGCTATCGCTTCCTGCACCGCGACCTGGAGCACCTCCTGGCGGCCGATACGCAGCTCGCCGAGGGCTACCGCCAGTTTGCGCAGCGCTGCATGGCGCAGGCGGCAACGCTGTATCAAGGCTTTGTCGAGATCGGCGTGCTGCGCATGACCCCGGCGCAGATCGAAGCGCTGGTGGTCAATGCCTGGATCGTCCTCACGTCCTGGGTCAGTTTTCTCGGCACCGTGCGAGGCGACTCCGGCGAGCTGGACGAGGCCCAGCTGCGGCGCGGCATCTATCAATTGCTGGCGCTGGAAACCGCGTTCGTCACGGAGTCGGCGCGGGGCGAGGTCGACGCCTTGCTCGCGCGCCTCTACGTGCCGCTGGAGGCGGTGCTCGGCGCTGGCTGA
- a CDS encoding coniferyl aldehyde dehydrogenase, which yields MLVDQSAETKRLHALYASQRRAYDKLPMPDLEQRLQWLEALHEVIASHQQALVEAISADFGNRSADETLLAEVMPSLHGIRHAKRHLARWMKPSRRRVGLAFQPASARVLYQPLGVVGIIVPWNYPLYLAIGPLIGALAAGNRALLKMSESAPATGRLLRDLLGQVFAEHEVAVVLGDVETGKQFTRLPFDHLLFTGSTEVGRQVMQSAAANLTPVTLELGGKSPAIVAADVPLEQAAERIAFGKTLNAGQTCVAPDYVLVPQQRLEAFVEAYRLAVQRFFPQLTDNPDYTSIINERQLLRLEGYLADARARGALLLPLFDEGQGRRLPHHILLDVNDDMQVMQDEIFGPLLPVLPYASLDEAIAYVNARPRPLALYFFGHDRAEQQQVLERTHSGGVCLNDTLLHVAQDDLPFGGIGASGMGHYHGHEGFLTFSKAKAVFSKPRFNAARLIYPPYGGRLQRLIRQLLVR from the coding sequence ATGCTTGTCGACCAGTCCGCCGAGACCAAGCGCCTCCACGCGCTTTACGCCAGCCAGCGCAGGGCCTACGACAAGCTGCCCATGCCGGACCTCGAGCAGCGCCTGCAATGGCTCGAGGCACTCCATGAGGTCATCGCCAGCCACCAGCAGGCGCTGGTCGAGGCAATCAGCGCCGATTTCGGCAACCGCTCGGCCGACGAGACGCTGCTCGCCGAGGTCATGCCCAGCCTGCACGGCATCCGCCATGCCAAGCGCCACCTGGCCCGCTGGATGAAACCCTCACGGCGCCGGGTCGGGCTGGCCTTCCAGCCGGCCAGCGCGAGGGTGCTCTACCAGCCGCTGGGCGTGGTCGGCATCATCGTGCCGTGGAACTACCCGCTGTATCTGGCCATCGGCCCGCTGATCGGCGCGCTCGCCGCCGGCAACCGGGCGCTGCTGAAGATGAGCGAATCGGCGCCGGCGACCGGCCGCCTGCTGCGCGACCTGCTCGGCCAGGTTTTCGCCGAACACGAAGTTGCGGTGGTTCTGGGCGATGTCGAGACCGGCAAGCAGTTCACCCGCCTGCCCTTCGATCACCTGCTGTTTACCGGCTCCACCGAGGTCGGCCGGCAGGTCATGCAGAGCGCCGCGGCCAACCTGACGCCGGTGACCCTGGAGCTGGGCGGCAAGTCGCCGGCCATCGTCGCGGCCGACGTACCGCTGGAGCAGGCCGCCGAGCGGATCGCCTTCGGCAAGACGCTCAATGCCGGCCAGACCTGCGTTGCGCCCGATTACGTACTGGTTCCCCAGCAGCGCCTGGAAGCCTTTGTCGAGGCCTATCGCCTGGCCGTACAGCGCTTCTTTCCGCAGCTGACCGACAACCCGGACTACACCAGCATCATCAACGAGCGTCAGCTGCTCCGCCTGGAGGGCTACCTGGCCGACGCCCGGGCACGCGGCGCGCTGCTCCTGCCGCTGTTCGACGAGGGCCAGGGCCGGCGCCTGCCGCATCACATCCTGCTCGACGTCAATGACGACATGCAGGTGATGCAGGACGAGATCTTCGGCCCGCTGCTACCGGTACTGCCCTATGCCTCGCTCGACGAGGCGATCGCCTACGTCAATGCGCGCCCCCGGCCCCTGGCGCTCTACTTCTTCGGCCACGACCGCGCCGAGCAGCAGCAGGTCCTCGAGCGGACCCACTCCGGCGGCGTCTGCCTGAACGACACCCTGCTGCACGTCGCCCAGGACGACCTGCCGTTCGGCGGCATCGGCGCCTCGGGCATGGGCCACTACCACGGCCACGAGGGCTTTCTGACCTTCAGCAAGGCCAAGGCCGTGTTCAGCAAGCCGCGCTTCAACGCCGCCCGGCTGATCTATCCGCCCTACGGTGGGCGCCTGCAGCGGCTGATCCGTCAGCTGCTCGTGCGCTGA
- a CDS encoding GMC family oxidoreductase — MSLPDPVAEGLARGWKTRNGARLEQDLTLEADVVIVGSGAGGATSAELLSAAGLRVLLIEEGPLRSSRDFDMQETTAYRSLYQEGLGRQSKDGAITILQGRAVGGTTLVNWTSSFRTPPQTLAHWAREHAVSGHSAEAMAPLFARMEARLGVAPWTVEPNPNNDVLRRGCAALGYEWGVIPRNVRGCWNLGYCGMGCPTNAKQSMLVTSIPALLDNGGELLYLARAERLLHDGERVRALQCLALDERGVAPTGRRIEVHARHYILAGGGINTPALLKRSAAPDPHDRLGRRTFLHLVNFSAARFAEPIKPFYGAPQSIHSDHFLWPDEGIGYKLEVPPVHPALAATLLGGLGQDNARRMAELPHTHAMIALLRDGFHPQSVGGRVELRSDGSPVLDYPLTDYLWDGIRRAYLSMAEIQFAAGARAVLPLHGDARYARSPAAARELIARLPLERYRVRLGSAHVMGGCAMGEDPRQAVVDSLGRHHQLANLSIHDGSVFPTSIGANPQLSIYAFSAKFADTLANSLRKA; from the coding sequence ATGAGCCTTCCCGACCCCGTCGCCGAGGGCCTGGCCCGCGGCTGGAAGACCCGCAACGGTGCCCGGCTCGAACAGGACCTGACACTCGAAGCCGACGTCGTCATCGTCGGCAGCGGTGCCGGTGGTGCGACCAGCGCAGAGCTGCTCAGTGCCGCGGGCCTGCGCGTGCTGCTGATCGAGGAAGGCCCGCTGCGCAGCAGCCGCGACTTCGACATGCAGGAGACCACCGCTTACCGCAGCCTGTACCAGGAAGGCCTGGGCCGGCAGAGCAAGGACGGCGCCATCACCATCCTGCAGGGGCGCGCGGTCGGCGGCACCACGCTGGTCAACTGGACCTCGAGCTTTCGTACGCCGCCGCAGACGCTCGCCCACTGGGCGCGCGAGCATGCCGTCTCCGGCCACTCGGCCGAAGCCATGGCGCCGCTGTTCGCGCGGATGGAAGCACGCCTCGGCGTCGCGCCCTGGACGGTCGAACCCAACCCGAACAACGACGTCCTGCGTCGCGGCTGTGCGGCACTCGGCTACGAGTGGGGCGTGATCCCGCGCAACGTGCGTGGCTGCTGGAACCTCGGCTACTGCGGCATGGGCTGCCCGACCAACGCCAAGCAGTCGATGCTGGTCACCAGCATCCCGGCGCTGCTCGACAACGGCGGCGAGCTGCTCTACCTCGCCCGCGCCGAGCGCCTGCTGCACGACGGCGAGCGGGTCCGCGCGCTGCAATGCCTGGCCCTGGACGAGCGCGGCGTGGCGCCCACCGGCCGGCGCATCGAGGTGCACGCACGTCACTACATCCTCGCCGGGGGCGGCATCAATACCCCGGCGCTCCTCAAACGTTCGGCGGCCCCCGACCCGCATGATCGGCTAGGCAGACGCACCTTCCTGCATCTGGTGAATTTTTCCGCGGCGCGCTTCGCCGAACCGATCAAACCCTTCTACGGCGCGCCGCAGTCGATCCACAGCGACCACTTCCTCTGGCCGGACGAAGGCATCGGCTACAAGCTCGAGGTGCCGCCGGTGCACCCGGCACTCGCCGCCACGCTGCTCGGCGGCCTGGGCCAGGACAACGCCCGGCGCATGGCCGAGCTGCCGCACACCCACGCCATGATCGCGCTGCTGCGCGACGGCTTTCACCCGCAAAGCGTCGGCGGCCGTGTCGAATTGCGCAGCGACGGCTCGCCGGTGCTCGACTACCCGCTGACCGATTACCTCTGGGACGGTATTCGCCGCGCCTACCTGAGCATGGCCGAGATCCAGTTCGCGGCCGGTGCGCGCGCCGTGCTGCCGCTGCACGGCGACGCCCGCTACGCCAGGAGCCCCGCGGCGGCGCGCGAGCTGATCGCACGGCTGCCGCTGGAGCGCTACCGTGTGCGGCTTGGCAGTGCGCACGTAATGGGCGGCTGCGCCATGGGCGAAGACCCACGCCAGGCGGTGGTCGACAGCCTTGGCCGGCATCACCAGCTGGCCAACCTGTCGATCCATGATGGCTCGGTATTCCCCACCAGCATCGGTGCCAACCCGCAGCTGTCGATCTACGCATTCAGCGCCAAGTTCGCGGATACGCTGGCGAATTCCCTGCGCAAAGCGTGA
- the coaD gene encoding pantetheine-phosphate adenylyltransferase: protein MNRVLYPGTFDPITMGHADLVERASRLFDQVIIAVAANPKKNPLFPLEQRVELAREVTRHLPNVEVMGFSTLLAHFVKEQQANVLLRGLRAVSDFEYEFQLANMNRQLAPDVESLFLTPSEKYSYISSTLVREIASLEGDVSKFVHPVVMQALKTRFGQR from the coding sequence ATGAACCGAGTGTTGTATCCGGGAACCTTCGATCCCATCACCATGGGCCACGCCGACCTGGTCGAGCGCGCCTCGCGCCTGTTCGATCAAGTGATCATCGCCGTGGCGGCGAACCCGAAGAAGAATCCGCTGTTCCCGCTGGAGCAACGCGTCGAGCTGGCCCGCGAAGTCACTCGCCACCTGCCGAACGTCGAGGTGATGGGTTTCTCCACACTGCTGGCGCACTTCGTCAAGGAGCAACAGGCCAACGTGCTGTTGCGCGGCCTGCGCGCGGTGTCGGACTTCGAATACGAGTTCCAGCTGGCCAACATGAACCGCCAGCTCGCCCCCGACGTCGAAAGCCTGTTCCTCACGCCCTCGGAGAAGTACTCCTACATCTCTTCGACGCTGGTGCGCGAGATCGCCTCGCTCGAGGGCGACGTCTCCAAGTTCGTGCATCCGGTGGTGATGCAGGCGCTGAAGACGCGCTTCGGTCAGCGCTGA
- a CDS encoding YfhL family 4Fe-4S dicluster ferredoxin yields MSLKITDDCINCDVCEPECPNGAISQGEEIYVIDPNLCTECVGHYDEPQCQQVCPVDCIPLDENNVESKDELMQKYLIITGKA; encoded by the coding sequence ATGTCCCTGAAAATCACCGATGACTGCATCAACTGCGACGTTTGCGAGCCCGAGTGCCCGAACGGCGCGATTTCCCAGGGCGAGGAAATCTACGTCATCGACCCCAACCTGTGCACCGAGTGCGTCGGCCACTACGACGAGCCGCAGTGTCAGCAGGTGTGCCCGGTAGACTGCATTCCGCTCGACGAGAACAACGTCGAGAGCAAGGACGAACTGATGCAGAAGTACCTGATCATCACCGGCAAGGCCTGA
- the ggt gene encoding gamma-glutamyltransferase produces MVGAARLSGGALRHLTGACLSLLLLACTAQAAVPERGAVATAHPLASEVGRDILASGGNAFDAAVAVTAALAVVEPYGSGLGGGGFFLLREAGEPPHYRFLDARERAPLQASADLYRRDGQVRRELSLNGPLAAAIPGTPAALVELAERRGRLPLQRSLAAAIALAEGGFEVDSVYRQRAGWRLDALRDDAESARLFLHAGDLPPLGHRLRQPELAATLRLLADKGHDGFYRGPLAERLVEGVRAAGGIWTLDDLAGYRTVEREPLRFAIDTRHELIGAPPPSAGGLILAQSLGLLQRLDWRASDGVERSHLIIESLRRAYRDRGELGDPDFVEPPLARLLAPSYLDRLAAGIDRTRATPSAELPPASPWREGEHTTHFAVMDAEGNAVAATLSLNMMFGAAFTVPGTGVLLNDEMDDFAADIEGSNAYGLVGSQANAIAGGKRPLSSMSPTFIESDAAMASFGTPGGSRIPSMVLLSVLAYLEGRPVEAWPAVPRFHHQYLPDRVQYEADAFDESQLAALRARGHRLSLIERDYGNQQVLFWDKRSGAVQAASDPRGIGRALTVPATPAR; encoded by the coding sequence ATGGTCGGCGCGGCACGGCTCAGCGGCGGCGCCCTGCGCCACCTGACCGGTGCCTGCCTTTCCCTCCTCCTGCTGGCCTGCACGGCGCAGGCCGCAGTTCCCGAACGCGGTGCCGTGGCCACGGCGCATCCATTGGCCAGCGAAGTCGGCCGCGACATTCTCGCCAGCGGCGGCAACGCCTTCGATGCCGCGGTGGCCGTCACCGCCGCACTGGCCGTGGTCGAGCCCTACGGTTCCGGGCTGGGCGGCGGCGGCTTCTTCCTGCTGCGCGAAGCCGGCGAGCCACCGCACTACCGGTTTCTCGATGCCCGCGAACGCGCGCCCCTGCAGGCGAGCGCCGATCTCTACCGCCGCGATGGCCAGGTGCGCCGCGAACTCTCGCTCAACGGTCCGCTGGCCGCCGCGATTCCCGGCACGCCGGCGGCGCTGGTCGAGCTCGCCGAGCGCCGTGGTCGCCTGCCGCTGCAGCGCAGCCTGGCGGCGGCGATCGCGCTCGCCGAAGGCGGCTTCGAGGTCGACTCGGTGTATCGGCAGCGCGCCGGCTGGCGCCTGGACGCGCTGCGCGACGACGCCGAGAGCGCCCGCCTGTTCCTCCACGCAGGCGATCTGCCCCCGCTCGGTCATCGGCTGCGCCAGCCCGAGCTCGCCGCCACGCTGCGGCTACTCGCCGACAAAGGGCATGACGGTTTCTACCGCGGCCCACTCGCCGAGCGCCTGGTCGAGGGCGTGCGCGCCGCCGGCGGCATCTGGACGCTGGACGATCTGGCCGGCTACCGCACCGTCGAGCGCGAACCGCTGCGCTTCGCCATCGATACGCGCCACGAGCTGATCGGCGCCCCGCCGCCGTCTGCCGGTGGGCTGATCCTGGCGCAGAGCCTCGGCCTGTTGCAGCGCCTGGACTGGCGCGCCAGCGATGGCGTCGAGCGCAGCCATCTGATCATCGAATCCTTGCGCCGGGCCTACCGCGACCGCGGCGAGCTGGGCGATCCGGACTTCGTCGAACCGCCGCTCGCCCGGCTGCTCGCCCCGTCCTACCTGGATCGGCTTGCCGCGGGCATCGACCGCACCCGGGCCACGCCGAGCGCCGAGCTGCCGCCCGCCTCGCCCTGGCGCGAAGGCGAGCACACCACCCATTTCGCGGTAATGGATGCCGAGGGCAATGCGGTGGCCGCCACCCTGTCGCTGAACATGATGTTCGGCGCCGCGTTCACCGTGCCCGGCACCGGCGTGCTGCTCAATGACGAGATGGACGACTTTGCCGCGGACATCGAAGGCAGCAATGCCTATGGCCTCGTCGGCAGCCAGGCCAACGCCATCGCGGGCGGCAAGCGACCCCTGTCGAGCATGAGCCCGACCTTTATCGAGAGCGACGCGGCCATGGCCAGCTTCGGCACGCCTGGCGGCAGCCGCATCCCCAGCATGGTGCTGCTGTCGGTGCTTGCGTATCTGGAGGGCCGGCCCGTCGAGGCCTGGCCGGCGGTGCCGCGTTTCCACCACCAGTACCTGCCGGACCGGGTGCAGTACGAGGCCGACGCGTTCGACGAGTCGCAGCTTGCCGCACTGCGCGCTCGCGGCCACCGGCTGAGCCTGATCGAGCGTGACTACGGCAACCAGCAGGTGCTGTTCTGGGACAAGCGCAGCGGTGCGGTACAGGCCGCCAGCGATCCGCGCGGGATCGGCCGCGCCCTCACGGTGCCGGCTACGCCTGCACGATGA
- a CDS encoding Na/Pi cotransporter family protein, translated as MKRFLKIVLPLIGALALFWSFWASHGWLELCAGLALFLFGMQCLEEGLRQLAGSRLEQLLGRATATPFKGLMFGISGTMLLQSSTLVSLLTIAFISTGLIQLAGGIAILFGANLGSTSGIWLLALLGHNLSLSPLALPLLVVGVLAGFTGERGKGIGRVLLGIAFIFLGIDQIKDGFAGFGGAADFSAYQAEGLAGQLGFVAVGLLATVVLQSSHATLMLTLAALGAGQLTLGPALAIAIGANVGTSVTTAFVGSLGGNRCGQRLALAHVIFNVVTAVVALALLAPLTWVVHWLSEPLGLGDNALIQLALFHTLFNALGVALFWFWQARLAHLLERLLPERREPAVLITELAQPVAPPQQTHARYLSERALDSADSAASAVAQELQHLTRLSLEVICHAIYLPIDLLQHPERLDDALLVGRPSDQSLDAEQLYQRHIKGVYGDLLAFMGRLDTPLDEQHQSFWLSSQVAALQLVDAVKDSKHLQKNLGHYLRGDESAARQAYVELRRHLLQALQEIRALSRSELPEERWRERLAWLDDQAASFDAAFRRQLFEAVRSHTLDGLQMSSLMNDLGYASRIIQSLRNALMLGDAQELTRQLRSVEADDGPVIVQA; from the coding sequence TTGAAGCGATTTCTCAAGATTGTCCTGCCGCTGATCGGCGCCCTGGCGCTGTTCTGGTCATTCTGGGCCAGCCATGGCTGGCTCGAACTCTGCGCCGGTCTCGCGCTCTTCCTGTTCGGCATGCAGTGCCTGGAGGAAGGGCTGCGCCAGCTGGCCGGGAGCCGCCTGGAGCAGCTGCTCGGGCGCGCCACCGCGACCCCCTTCAAAGGTCTGATGTTCGGCATCAGCGGCACCATGCTGCTGCAGTCGAGCACCCTGGTGTCGCTGCTGACCATCGCTTTCATCAGCACCGGACTGATCCAGCTGGCCGGCGGCATCGCCATTCTGTTCGGCGCCAACCTGGGCTCGACCAGTGGCATCTGGCTGCTGGCGCTGCTCGGCCATAACCTCAGCCTGAGCCCGCTGGCACTGCCGTTGCTGGTGGTCGGCGTGCTCGCCGGGTTCACCGGTGAGCGCGGCAAGGGCATCGGTCGCGTGCTGCTCGGCATTGCCTTCATCTTTCTCGGGATCGATCAGATCAAGGACGGTTTCGCCGGTTTCGGTGGCGCGGCGGACTTTTCCGCGTACCAGGCCGAGGGGCTGGCCGGCCAGCTGGGCTTCGTCGCGGTCGGCCTGCTGGCCACCGTGGTGCTGCAGTCGAGCCACGCCACGCTGATGCTGACGCTCGCCGCACTCGGCGCCGGGCAGCTGACCCTGGGGCCGGCGCTGGCGATCGCCATCGGCGCCAACGTCGGCACGAGCGTGACGACCGCCTTTGTCGGCTCGCTCGGCGGCAACCGCTGTGGCCAGCGCCTGGCGCTGGCGCATGTGATCTTCAATGTGGTGACCGCAGTGGTCGCCCTGGCGCTGCTCGCGCCGTTGACCTGGGTGGTGCACTGGCTGAGCGAGCCGCTGGGCCTGGGTGACAATGCGCTGATTCAGCTGGCGCTGTTCCACACGCTGTTCAACGCCCTGGGTGTCGCCCTGTTCTGGTTCTGGCAGGCACGGCTGGCGCACCTGCTCGAGCGGCTGTTGCCCGAGCGCCGCGAGCCGGCCGTGCTGATTACCGAGTTGGCCCAGCCAGTGGCGCCGCCGCAGCAGACCCATGCGCGCTACCTCAGCGAGCGGGCCCTGGATTCCGCCGACTCGGCGGCCAGCGCCGTGGCGCAGGAGCTGCAGCACCTGACCCGGCTGAGCCTGGAGGTGATCTGTCATGCGATCTATCTGCCGATCGATCTGCTGCAGCATCCGGAGCGGCTCGACGACGCCCTGCTGGTAGGGCGCCCGAGCGACCAATCGCTGGATGCCGAACAGCTCTACCAGCGACACATCAAGGGCGTCTACGGCGACCTGCTGGCCTTCATGGGACGGCTGGACACGCCGCTCGACGAGCAGCACCAGAGCTTCTGGCTGAGCAGCCAGGTGGCTGCGCTGCAGCTGGTCGATGCGGTCAAGGACAGCAAGCATCTGCAGAAGAACCTGGGCCACTACCTGCGTGGCGACGAATCGGCGGCACGCCAGGCCTACGTCGAATTGCGTCGCCATCTGCTCCAGGCACTGCAGGAGATCCGTGCGCTGAGTCGTTCCGAGCTGCCCGAGGAGCGTTGGCGGGAGCGCCTGGCATGGCTGGACGATCAGGCGGCGAGCTTCGATGCGGCATTCCGGCGGCAGTTGTTCGAGGCGGTCCGCAGCCACACCCTCGATGGTCTGCAGATGAGCTCGCTGATGAACGACCTGGGTTACGCCAGCCGCATCATCCAGAGTTTGCGCAATGCGCTGATGCTCGGCGATGCGCAGGAACTGACCCGGCAGCTGCGCAGTGTGGAGGCCGACGACGGCCCGGTCATCGTGCAGGCGTAG
- the mutM gene encoding bifunctional DNA-formamidopyrimidine glycosylase/DNA-(apurinic or apyrimidinic site) lyase, with amino-acid sequence MPELPEVETTRRGIAPHLLGQTIERVVVRDRRLRWPIPEDLDARLSGQRIEAVERRAKYLLIRVQSGTLIAHLGMSGSLRLVPAELPAAKHEHVDILLGSGQALRYTDPRRFGALLWSELPLEHPLLASLGPEPLDEGFDGRRLYELSRGRSMAVKPFIMDNAVVVGVGNIYASEALFAAGIDPRRPAGGISRARYERLAAEIRRILAMAIERGGTTLRDFVGGDGKPGYFQQELFVYGRGGAFCKQCGSTLREVRLGQRASVYCGRCQR; translated from the coding sequence ATGCCCGAACTCCCCGAAGTCGAAACCACCCGTCGCGGCATCGCGCCGCATCTGCTCGGCCAGACGATCGAGCGTGTCGTCGTACGCGACCGGCGCCTGCGCTGGCCGATTCCCGAGGACCTCGACGCGCGCCTGTCCGGCCAGCGTATCGAGGCGGTGGAGCGGCGCGCCAAGTACCTGTTGATCCGGGTACAGAGCGGCACGCTGATCGCCCATCTGGGTATGTCCGGCAGCCTGCGCCTGGTGCCGGCGGAGCTGCCGGCGGCCAAGCACGAGCACGTCGACATCCTGCTCGGTTCGGGGCAGGCGCTGCGCTACACCGACCCGCGTCGCTTCGGTGCGCTGCTCTGGAGCGAGCTGCCGCTCGAGCATCCGCTGCTCGCCAGCCTCGGCCCCGAGCCGCTGGACGAGGGCTTCGATGGCCGCCGGCTGTACGAGCTGTCGCGCGGGCGCAGCATGGCGGTCAAGCCGTTCATCATGGACAACGCCGTGGTGGTCGGTGTCGGCAATATCTATGCGAGCGAGGCATTGTTCGCCGCCGGCATCGATCCGCGGCGCCCGGCAGGCGGCATTTCGCGGGCGCGCTACGAGCGCCTGGCCGCTGAGATCAGGCGCATCCTGGCCATGGCCATCGAGCGCGGCGGCACGACGCTGCGCGACTTCGTCGGCGGCGACGGCAAGCCCGGCTACTTCCAGCAGGAGCTGTTCGTCTACGGACGTGGCGGTGCGTTCTGCAAGCAGTGCGGCAGTACGCTGCGCGAGGTCCGTCTCGGCCAGCGCGCCAGTGTCTACTGCGGTCGCTGCCAGCGCTGA